From Bacteroidales bacterium:
GCCCACAACCTGTATTCAGGGGAAAGTGGCTGCCCGTTTGGCTGTCTTGGATTGGGCGATTGTGTGGTTTCATGCAAGTTCGATGCACTTTACATGGACGAAAAAACAGGGCTTCCGGTGGTGGTTGAAGATAAATGTGTGGCCTGCGGCGCCTGCGTAAAAGCCTGCCCGAGAGGAATCTTTGAACTTCGGCTGAAAGGGAAAAAAGACCGGCGTATCTATGTGTGCTGTATCAATGAGGAAAAAGGGGCGCCGGCAAAGAAAAACTGTGAAGTGGCCTGTATTGGCTGTGGGAAATGTGTGAAAGTATGCGCATTTGATGCCATCACGCTTGAGAATAACCTCGCTTACATTGATGACGAAAAATGTAAACTCTGCCGTAAGTGCGCCCCTGAGTGTCCTACCAATGCCATTCACGAGTTGAATTTTCCTCCACGAAAACCAAAAGCGGAAGTGACAGCAGAAGCTCCAAAAGAACCTGCTCCGGCTGAAACTAAATCATAATCTGAAATATTGTCACGATCTCAACACAGACGAAAATGATAGTAAAAACATTTAAACTTGGAGGCGTACATCCACCGGAAAACAAAATCTCATCCGGTGCTGCCATCCAGCCGCTGCCTATGCCGGGAAGAGTTTTCGTACCCGTTACCCAACACCTGGGGGCGCCGGCAAAAGCGGTTGTAAATCGCGGTGATGAAGTTAAAACAGGGCAATTGTTAGCCAAAAGCTCCGGTTTTATTTCTGCCAACATCCATTCACCGGCTACGGGTAAAGTGTTCAGGATTGATGAAGTGATTGATCAGTCGGGATACAAAAGAATGGCCATCATCATCGATACTGCAGCAGATATATGGGACGAAGGTATCGACATTTCCCCGGATATCAGCAGGGAAATATTACTGACAAAAGAAGAGATTATCGGGCGGATCAATGATAGGGGTGTGGTAGGACTGGGCGGGGCAACTTTCCCGACACACATCAAAATGATGGTTCCGGACGGAAAATATGCAGAGTACCTGATCATCAACGGCGTGGAGTGCGAGCCTTACCTTACTTCCGACCACCGGCTGATGCTTGAAAAAGGGGAAGAGATGCTCATCGGCACTTCCATCCTGATGAAGGCGCTTGGGGTGAAGAAAGCCATCGTAGGCATCGAAAACAATAAACCCGACGCCATTGAGCACATGACCCGGCTGGCCGAAAAATTCCAGGGAATCACAGTTCATGCGCTCAAAGTGAAGTACCCGCAAGGTGGTGAAAAGCAGTTGATCAAGGCACTGACCGGACGGGAAGTTCCCTCAGGAAAGCTTCCGATCGAGACCGGTTGCGTGGTGGATAATGTAGGAACTGCCTTTGCTGTTTATGAAGCCGTGCAAAAGAATAAACCGTTAATCGAGCGGGTGGTGACATTGACCGGGAAAGCTGTAAAACAGCCATCCAACTTTCTGGTGCGGGTTGGGACTCCCATACAGCACCTGATTGACCACGCCGGTGGATTACCAGAAAATACCGGTAAATTGGTTGGTGGAGGACCCATGATGGGAAAAGCGCTGGTTTCGCCGGAAGCACCAATTGTAAAAGGTTCGTCAGGTATCTTGCTGATGCCCGCCGAAGAGGCGAAGCGCGTTCCAGTGAAAAATTGTATCCGTTGCGCCAGGTGCATCTCAGCCTGCCCGATGGGGTTGGAGCCTTACCTCCTTGCCCAGCAAACTGTTCATGAAATGTGGGACAATGCCGAAAGTGACCGCATCATGGACTGCATAGAGTGCGGTTCCTGTCATTACACCTGTCCTTCGGGGCGCCCATTGCTCGATTACATCAGGCTTGGAAAAGCCAGAGTAGGTAAAATCATCAGAACCAGAGGAAAACAATAAGCTATGAATAATTTACTTACCATTTCGGGTTCACCGCATGTGCATACCGATGAATCCATCAAAAAAATCATGTTCAGCGTGGTATTTGCCATGGTACCGGCGATGCTCGTTTCGCTTTACTTTTTCGGATTTGATGCCCTGAGAGTGATTGCGATATCCGTGATTGCCTGCGTTGTGGTTGAATATTTGATTCAAAAGTACCTGATCAAGGGCGACCTGACCGTAAATGACGGATCAGCCATCGTGACCGGGGTGTTGCTTGCATTTAATGTTCCTGCCAGCCTGCCCACATGGATTATCATCGTTGGTGCAATCGTATCCATCGGGATTGCTAAAATGGCTTTTGGCGGAATAGGGAAAAACCCGTTTAACCCGGCACTGGTTGGTCGTGTGTTTCTGCTGATCTCGTTCCCTGCACAGATGACCTCGTGGCCGCTGCCTAAACCACTGTTTGCAAAAACCATCACCGATTCGATCACCGGCGCCACACCCCTCGGTTTGTTGAAAGAAGGGCAAATGGCGGGCAAAACCATCGAGCAGATCATGTCAGATCCCAATATGCCCGATTACATCCAGCGCATGATCGGATTTCAGACCGGCTCGCTCGGTGAGATGTCTGCGATCGCGCTGCTTATTGGTGCGCTTTTCATGTTTTTCCGCAAAGTGATCACCTGGCATATTCCAATCTCTTACCTTTTATCCTCGTTCATTTTTGCAGGAATATTCTGGATGATCGACCCGACGCATTATGCCGATCCCTTCTTTCACCTGATCACGGGGGGATTGATGCTTGGTATTTTCTATATGGCCACCGACATGGTAAGTTCGCCCATGGCGCCCAAAGGACAGATCGTGTTTGGCATTGGGTGCGGCCTGCTTACCATGATGATAAGGCTCTGGGGTGCTTACCCGGAAGGCGTTTCTTTCGCCATCCTGATTATGAATGCATTTGCACCAATTATTAATAAGGCTTTCAAACCACAACGGTTTGGGGTGTAAGCCAAAGAGTTGAATTTTAAACGACATCGAAACAATAGCTTGATATGGCAAAGTTAGAATCAACATTTTTAAATATGTTTTTGACGCTGTTCATCGTCACGGCACTTTCTTCACTTGCAGCCAGCGTCGTTTACAACATGACCAAAGGGCCCATTGCCGAAGTGGCCCGCCAGAAACAACAAAAGGCCATCGAACAGGTGCTGCCCGGCTTTACCGACCTGAAGAGATTTTCGGTGATGCCGGCCAATGGGCAGGATTCGCTGGTTTTCTTTGAAGGAACCAATGATGGCGAGGTCGTTGGCGTGGCGGTGAATACTTACACCAACCTGGGCTACAGCGGACTGATCAAACTGATGGTGGGGTTCAAACCCGATGGCACTATTGTAAACTACGAAGTGCTCGACCATAAAGAGACCCCCGGACTGGGAAGTAAAATCGCTGAAGGTTTCAAAACTCAGTTTAACGGGACAAACCCGTCGCAAACTACCCTCAAAGTAAAAAAAGACGGTGGAGAAATTGATGCCATCACCGCAGCCACAATCAGTTCGCGTGCAGTGTGTGATGCATTGCAGCGGGCCTCTGCTGCTTACGAGGAAGTGAAAAAACAACAAAACGATTAGGAGGAACATGCTATGGATCAAATGAAAAATTTTACCAAAGGCTTTTTCAAAGAAAACCCGGTATTTGTGATGCTGCTTGGCATGTGTCCGACATTGGCTGTTTCAAATTCTGCCATTAACGGGCTGGGGATGGGACTGGCCACAACTTTCGTACTGGTGATGTCCAATATTGTGATTTCACTGATTAAAAATCTTGTCCCGAACAAGGTGAGGATTCCCATTTTCATCGTCGTTATCGCTTCTTTTGTAACTATTGTTGACCTTGTTATGGCCGGATATGCTCCTGCATTACACGCCCAGTTAGGCATCTTTATCCCGCTGATCGTGGTTAACTGCATCGTACTTGGGCGTGCTGAGGCTTTCGCTTCGCGGCAGAACGTATTTTCATCAATGATCGACGGGCTGGGCATGGGTATTGGCTTTGCCATGGCGCTCACCGTTCTTGGTTCGGTGCGTGAAATGCTGGGTAACTACTCCCTGTTTGGACATAAATTCATTCAGACCGACGGCATACTGGTCTTTATCCTTTCACCCGGCGCCTTCATCGCCCTGGGATTTCTTATTGCCCTTATCAACAAAGTCACTAAAAAAGTCTAATCCAAAAAACTAAGGAATATGGAATACATCATCATGATCATCAGTGCGGTATTGGTAAGCAATATTGTACTGGCCAACTTCCTCGGCATCTGCCCTTTTCTTGGCGTTTCCGGCAAACTATCCACCGCTTCAGGCATGGCAGGCGCCGTACTTTTTGTTATGACCATCGCCTCCATCGTAACCTGGATGGTTCAGCAATATGTACTTACACCTTTCAACCTCGGATTTCTGCAAACCGTAGCATTTATCCTCATCATAGCCTTCCTGGTGCAGGTTGTGGAGATCATCCTGAAAAAAGTCAGTCCGCCGCTTTACCAGGCACTTGGGGTCTTCCTTCCATTGATCACCACCAACTGTGCTATCCTTGGCGTAGCATTGCTTATAACCCAGAAGGAATTCAACCTGATCCAGGCAACGGTTTACGCCATCGGTAATGCCCTCGGTTTTGCATTGGCGCTTTTAATTTTTGCCGGCATCCGCGAGCACCTCGAACTGATGGACGTACCTAAAGGAATGCGTGGTATGCCCATCGCCCTCGTCGTTGCAGGCATCCTCTCACTGGCGT
This genomic window contains:
- a CDS encoding Fe-S cluster domain-containing protein; its protein translation is MDNVIVYAVISLSAIGVTAAVVLYFVAQKFKVIEDPRIDDVEAALPGANCGGCGFAGCRAFAEGIVKAGTLEGLNCPVGGNTTMAEIAKVLGIEAEEKDPLIAVLRCNGSCENAPQKMKYDGPATCAFAHNLYSGESGCPFGCLGLGDCVVSCKFDALYMDEKTGLPVVVEDKCVACGACVKACPRGIFELRLKGKKDRRIYVCCINEEKGAPAKKNCEVACIGCGKCVKVCAFDAITLENNLAYIDDEKCKLCRKCAPECPTNAIHELNFPPRKPKAEVTAEAPKEPAPAETKS
- a CDS encoding electron transport complex subunit E, producing the protein MDQMKNFTKGFFKENPVFVMLLGMCPTLAVSNSAINGLGMGLATTFVLVMSNIVISLIKNLVPNKVRIPIFIVVIASFVTIVDLVMAGYAPALHAQLGIFIPLIVVNCIVLGRAEAFASRQNVFSSMIDGLGMGIGFAMALTVLGSVREMLGNYSLFGHKFIQTDGILVFILSPGAFIALGFLIALINKVTKKV
- a CDS encoding RnfABCDGE type electron transport complex subunit G produces the protein MAKLESTFLNMFLTLFIVTALSSLAASVVYNMTKGPIAEVARQKQQKAIEQVLPGFTDLKRFSVMPANGQDSLVFFEGTNDGEVVGVAVNTYTNLGYSGLIKLMVGFKPDGTIVNYEVLDHKETPGLGSKIAEGFKTQFNGTNPSQTTLKVKKDGGEIDAITAATISSRAVCDALQRASAAYEEVKKQQND
- the rsxC gene encoding electron transport complex subunit RsxC; translation: MVKTFKLGGVHPPENKISSGAAIQPLPMPGRVFVPVTQHLGAPAKAVVNRGDEVKTGQLLAKSSGFISANIHSPATGKVFRIDEVIDQSGYKRMAIIIDTAADIWDEGIDISPDISREILLTKEEIIGRINDRGVVGLGGATFPTHIKMMVPDGKYAEYLIINGVECEPYLTSDHRLMLEKGEEMLIGTSILMKALGVKKAIVGIENNKPDAIEHMTRLAEKFQGITVHALKVKYPQGGEKQLIKALTGREVPSGKLPIETGCVVDNVGTAFAVYEAVQKNKPLIERVVTLTGKAVKQPSNFLVRVGTPIQHLIDHAGGLPENTGKLVGGGPMMGKALVSPEAPIVKGSSGILLMPAEEAKRVPVKNCIRCARCISACPMGLEPYLLAQQTVHEMWDNAESDRIMDCIECGSCHYTCPSGRPLLDYIRLGKARVGKIIRTRGKQ
- a CDS encoding RnfABCDGE type electron transport complex subunit D, which produces MNNLLTISGSPHVHTDESIKKIMFSVVFAMVPAMLVSLYFFGFDALRVIAISVIACVVVEYLIQKYLIKGDLTVNDGSAIVTGVLLAFNVPASLPTWIIIVGAIVSIGIAKMAFGGIGKNPFNPALVGRVFLLISFPAQMTSWPLPKPLFAKTITDSITGATPLGLLKEGQMAGKTIEQIMSDPNMPDYIQRMIGFQTGSLGEMSAIALLIGALFMFFRKVITWHIPISYLLSSFIFAGIFWMIDPTHYADPFFHLITGGLMLGIFYMATDMVSSPMAPKGQIVFGIGCGLLTMMIRLWGAYPEGVSFAILIMNAFAPIINKAFKPQRFGV
- the rsxA gene encoding electron transport complex subunit RsxA, with the translated sequence MEYIIMIISAVLVSNIVLANFLGICPFLGVSGKLSTASGMAGAVLFVMTIASIVTWMVQQYVLTPFNLGFLQTVAFILIIAFLVQVVEIILKKVSPPLYQALGVFLPLITTNCAILGVALLITQKEFNLIQATVYAIGNALGFALALLIFAGIREHLELMDVPKGMRGMPIALVVAGILSLAFMGFANLV